The genome window GAGAGCCTTGTACTGGTCCTCGCTTAGTTTGAAGTTAAGCTCATTCTTCACCTCGCCTAACTCCGGCTTCTTCTCCAAGAACTCCACTGCCGTCTGAAGTCCTATATTCAATTCTCGAATTGCTTTGTTTAATCTGATGCTCATTAACTTTATTTTTCGGTGTTGGGTGTTAGTTGTTGGTTGTTGATATGCCTTTTGGTAGAGAGGGGTTCCGAACATGGAGTTGCTGAATAGTCACACCCGTTAGCTTTCAGTCAACAGCCATCACCCACCAACCAATCACCTTTTACTGTTCAAACTCTGATTTCAATACGTTCAACACGCTGTCAACGGTCTCTTCCTCCAGGTCAGCCTTCTCAATCAGCATCTCACGTGGAGCGTTGAGCACCTGGCGTGCCGTATCGAGCCCGATGCCCTTGATGGCATCAATAACCCACTGGTCGATTTCGTCAGAGAACTCATCCAGGTAGATATCCTCCTCTGCGCTCTGGTCGTCAAGCTCACGGAAGACGTCGATGGTATAACCTGTCAGCATACTTGCCAGCTTGATGTTCATACCGCCACGACCGATAGCAAGACTTACCTCCTCCGGCTGCAGATAAACCTCAGCCTTCTTGTTCTCCTCATCAACCGTCAGACTGCTCACCTTTGCAGGAGCCAGCGCACGCTGGATAAACAGCTTGGTATTTGCAGTCCAGTTGATAACGTCGAGGTTCTCGTTGCAAAGCTCACGGACAATACCGTGAACACGGCTGCCACGCACACCGACGCAGGCACCGACAGGGTCAATACGCTCGTCGAAGCTCTCGACTGCAATCTTCGCACGCTCACCCGGCATACGGGCAATCTTGCGGATAGCTATCAGACCGTCGTTGATTTCAGGCACCTCAGCCTCAAGCAGACGCTCAAGGAACTCAGGAGCTGTACGTGAAAGGATAATCTTTGGATTATTGTTCTCGTTGTCAACACGATGAATCACCGCACGAACAGTCTCGCCCTTACGATACTGGTCACGTGGAATCTGCTCGCCCTTAGGCAGAATCAGCTCGTTGTTCTCATCGTCAACAAGCAGGACCTCGCGCTTCCATGTCTGGTAAACCTCACCAGAGATAATCTGACCGACACGGTCCTTATACTTATTATACAGCGAGTCATGCTCCAGTTCAAGAATTTTGGAAGCCAAAGTCTGACGAAGGTTAAGGATAGCACGACGACCGAACTTATTGAAGTCCACCTCCTCACTCACATCCTCGCCTACCTCATAGTCAGACTCTATCTTACGTGCATCTGTAAGGCTGATTTGCTTGTTCTCATCCTCAACCTCGCCATCAGCCACAACCACACGGTTACGGTGAATCTCGAAGTCGCCCTTGTCAGGGTTCACAATCACGTCGAAGTTTTCGTCACTACCGAAAATCTTAGCGAGTACATTGCGGAAGCTCTCCTCCAAAACGCTCACCAATGTGGTACGATCGATGCTCTTGGTGTCTTTAAACTCCTTGAAGGTCTCGATCATATTCGGACGTTCTTCTTCTACTTTTCTTGCTGCCATAGCTTTACTTGAAACTTATTATGTATTTTGTATATTTTACCTCATCCATCTTGTACGCATGGTCAACGTCCATCTTGACAGGACGTTTCTTCCCTTCCACTTGTACCTTCTCATTGACTGCCACAACGAAGTCGTTGCCGTCAACGCTCTTCAATACGCCTTTGACTTTCTTTCCGTCCTTACCGAGCACCTCAACTTCCTTTCCGATGAAGTTCTGATACTGCTGCGGAACCTTGAACGGCTGACCCAGACCTGCGGAGCCTACCTCAAGTTCATAGTCTTCCTCATCACGGGAAAGGCGGTCCTCGATATATTTGCTCAATTCCACGCAATCCTCAATCCACACGCCATCGGCATGGTCAATCTCAACGACAATCCTGTCGTCGGAACTGATTTGAATGTCAACCAGGAAGTACTCCTTACCTTCCAGCCACTCGTCAACGAGACTTTTTACAACGTTTTTATCTATCATAAGCGTTTTAATATGAAAAATGAGGGACTATTGAAAGCCCCTCATTCCTCTGAACGTTTGCAAAGTTACAAATATTTTCGACACACACCAAATGTTTTACGGCTTTTTTATCAGCAGAAAAGCGATTTAGACGGAATAAAAGACAAGTCCAACAACTCATTCTTTTTCCACTTCATCTTGTTCTTTTGTATGTGGGTTTTGCTTTAGCACAAAGACCACAGCTAAAGCAATAGCTGCCGCCACCATGCCCCCAGCTGTTAAATCATGCCCACAAAGAGCTAAAAGCGTCGACAATCCAATAAGAATTACAACAATAGAATATCCCATCCATTGTCCTCTGAAACTTTCTTTCAATCCACTTGTAACGATATTTCTTTCTGTGCTTATACGGTGTTCCACCTGCCGTTCCATCATAGACAAAATACGCTCTGGCGCATCAGGAATAACGTCCCCATAGGCTTTAAAATCTTCAGGAG of Prevotella fusca JCM 17724 contains these proteins:
- the rimP gene encoding ribosome assembly cofactor RimP, with the translated sequence MIDKNVVKSLVDEWLEGKEYFLVDIQISSDDRIVVEIDHADGVWIEDCVELSKYIEDRLSRDEEDYELEVGSAGLGQPFKVPQQYQNFIGKEVEVLGKDGKKVKGVLKSVDGNDFVVAVNEKVQVEGKKRPVKMDVDHAYKMDEVKYTKYIISFK
- the nusA gene encoding transcription termination factor NusA — protein: MAARKVEEERPNMIETFKEFKDTKSIDRTTLVSVLEESFRNVLAKIFGSDENFDVIVNPDKGDFEIHRNRVVVADGEVEDENKQISLTDARKIESDYEVGEDVSEEVDFNKFGRRAILNLRQTLASKILELEHDSLYNKYKDRVGQIISGEVYQTWKREVLLVDDENNELILPKGEQIPRDQYRKGETVRAVIHRVDNENNNPKIILSRTAPEFLERLLEAEVPEINDGLIAIRKIARMPGERAKIAVESFDERIDPVGACVGVRGSRVHGIVRELCNENLDVINWTANTKLFIQRALAPAKVSSLTVDEENKKAEVYLQPEEVSLAIGRGGMNIKLASMLTGYTIDVFRELDDQSAEEDIYLDEFSDEIDQWVIDAIKGIGLDTARQVLNAPREMLIEKADLEEETVDSVLNVLKSEFEQ
- a CDS encoding DUF2335 domain-containing protein — translated: MESDKQKETKQDTSTLPTKEELSEDITDINEVLETLEPEQRSKIVSAFMALETEHSFRGPLPAPEDFKAYGDVIPDAPERILSMMERQVEHRISTERNIVTSGLKESFRGQWMGYSIVVILIGLSTLLALCGHDLTAGGMVAAAIALAVVFVLKQNPHTKEQDEVEKE